Proteins encoded within one genomic window of Granulicella pectinivorans:
- a CDS encoding efflux transporter outer membrane subunit produces MTSQDNFTKPRTTHRAKEALRIALVFANGYCVSLAAGQNTFEAVIRSGIQTLEAGSHALGRRSRMMHVARLFETLLRTLRLRLYGCGTVVQMSFRFAVVVVLIAGFISIQGCQVGPRYVAPSMPAPPAFKETQPQRSADGTVWTPATPQDAVLRGKWWELYQEPELNALEEKLNVANQNIAQSFQNFMAARAQVKQARAAYYPTVTVEPSYTRARTSGNASGQSSVSSGTINQNSNSFSLPFDVSWEPDVWGKIRNSVREYANAAQASAADLANERLSEQANLAQYYFELRGQDALINLYQQSVVAYQKNLDLTKIRSSTGVDDEQSVAQAKLNLTNAIAATTNLRIARAQYEHAIALLIGEPASSFSMPKRALDTKVPAIPIGVPSQILQRRPDIASAERKMAEANALIGVETAAYYPSFNIGGDLGLQSNKIGSLFTWPSRFFSVGPSASETLFDGGLRRGTLNQYKAQYKADEASYRQTVLTAFQQVEDYLASDRWLEQQRGEQQESVAAARRYYDLASIRYKTGVDTYLNVFVAEASLLSDQQTAVSLHVQQMTSSVQLIEALGGGWDTTQLPTEKAVAAKQ; encoded by the coding sequence ATGACGAGTCAAGATAACTTCACCAAGCCGCGCACGACGCACAGAGCCAAAGAAGCTCTCAGAATCGCGCTTGTCTTTGCCAATGGTTATTGCGTTTCACTGGCCGCCGGACAAAACACATTCGAAGCAGTCATCCGATCGGGCATACAGACCTTGGAGGCGGGTTCGCATGCTCTAGGCCGGCGCTCAAGGATGATGCATGTTGCACGCCTATTCGAAACACTCCTCCGAACGCTACGTCTGCGTTTGTATGGCTGCGGAACCGTTGTACAGATGTCATTTCGCTTCGCAGTCGTGGTCGTCCTGATTGCAGGTTTCATCTCGATTCAGGGATGTCAGGTTGGCCCTCGCTATGTCGCACCGTCGATGCCGGCTCCGCCCGCTTTCAAGGAGACCCAGCCGCAACGATCCGCCGATGGAACCGTCTGGACACCTGCGACGCCGCAAGATGCTGTCCTGAGGGGCAAGTGGTGGGAGCTCTATCAGGAGCCTGAGCTGAATGCCCTCGAAGAGAAGCTGAACGTCGCCAACCAGAACATTGCGCAGTCCTTTCAGAACTTCATGGCAGCGCGAGCTCAGGTGAAGCAGGCGCGCGCTGCCTATTACCCCACCGTCACGGTCGAGCCCTCCTATACAAGAGCACGCACTTCTGGAAACGCATCCGGCCAGTCCAGCGTATCCTCCGGCACCATCAATCAGAACAGCAATAGCTTCAGTCTGCCCTTTGATGTCTCCTGGGAGCCTGATGTCTGGGGGAAGATCCGCAACAGCGTCCGCGAGTATGCGAATGCTGCACAGGCCAGCGCGGCAGACCTTGCGAACGAACGCCTGAGTGAGCAAGCCAACCTGGCCCAATACTACTTCGAGCTTCGGGGCCAGGATGCACTGATTAATCTCTACCAGCAAAGTGTCGTGGCCTATCAGAAGAACCTCGACCTCACAAAGATACGCAGCAGCACTGGCGTCGATGACGAGCAGTCGGTCGCACAGGCGAAACTGAACCTCACCAATGCCATTGCCGCCACCACAAATCTTCGCATCGCGCGTGCTCAATATGAACATGCCATCGCGCTGCTCATTGGCGAGCCAGCGTCCTCCTTTTCCATGCCGAAGCGTGCGCTCGACACCAAAGTGCCTGCCATTCCCATCGGGGTGCCCTCTCAGATTCTGCAACGGCGCCCAGACATCGCCTCGGCGGAACGGAAGATGGCCGAGGCAAACGCCCTGATCGGTGTCGAAACGGCCGCGTACTATCCCAGTTTCAACATCGGTGGCGATCTAGGCCTACAGAGCAACAAGATCGGCAGCTTGTTCACGTGGCCAAGCCGCTTTTTCTCAGTCGGCCCTTCCGCGTCGGAGACACTCTTCGACGGCGGCCTACGTCGTGGCACTTTGAACCAATACAAGGCGCAGTACAAGGCAGATGAGGCTTCCTATCGTCAGACTGTCTTGACGGCCTTCCAGCAGGTTGAAGACTACCTCGCCTCCGATCGCTGGCTGGAGCAACAGAGAGGCGAGCAGCAAGAGTCGGTCGCAGCCGCCCGACGGTATTACGATCTGGCCAGCATTCGCTATAAGACCGGCGTCGATACGTACCTCAATGTCTTTGTCGCAGAGGCGTCCTTGCTCAGCGATCAGCAAACCGCAGTGAGCCTCCATGTTCAACAGATGACAAGCAGTGTTCAGTTGATCGAGGCTCTTGGCGGCGGTTGGGATACCACACAGCTTCCAACAGAAAAGGCCGTAGCAGCCAAGCAGTAG
- a CDS encoding efflux RND transporter permease subunit: protein MNITAFFIERPVATTLMAVAILIAGGMAFSALPVASLPQFDLATITVASQLPGASPEVMASSVATPLERQFGRIAGITQMTSSSTLGTTSITLQFDYSRDVDGAARDVQAAINAARTYLPANLPTNPTYRKVNSAVFPVLVLTMTSDVHSEGELTDIAESVVQQKISQLEGVGQVQVVGGALPAVRVDINPQQLASYGLGAQDVAQILSTQNSNRPKGQISNDFTTADITANDQISKAKDYAPIVLKASDGKVVHLSDVAHVFDSVQTTRSAGYANGKQCVVLLVFRLPNANVIDMVDRIKKTLPSINASISAGDKLQVASDSTTTIRASVSDVERTMMISILLVVAVVFVFLRSPQATLIPAVAVSTSLIGTFALMYLLGYTVDNLSLMALTVSTGFVVDDAIVVMENITRYIEEGMTAWDASLKGAKEVSFTVLSMSLSLIAVFVPLLFMGGLIGRIFHEFSVTICLSIAVSMFVSLTLTPMMCVYLLKPTASEHHGHMYRLSERAFSLIHNAYRKSLTWALKHPVLVILSIPGTLALSVLLVVLVPKGLFPTQDTGLIFGGLQGSQDSSFPAMRDSLLDVQRVIGQDPAVQTVAGFTGGNQGASNSGFIFLSLKPLADRDASAAEVVNRLSTKLAKLPGASTFLQASQELGVGGRQSNAQYQYQLSGDTVTDLGTWGPLLYQEMRNMPQLRDVTTDQQNGGLQMLLNYDRRTAARFGITPQLIDNALNDQFGEAQVSTIYSSLNQYYVVMEAAPQFYRDPSTLKATYVHASGNKSVPLQAFSSTQAATAPLSVNHSSFFPSVTIAFNLAPGVSLGQATTAINQMQQRIGTPPTVRGEFAGTAAAFLSALSSEPMLIAAALLSIYIVLGVLYESFIHPITILTTLPSAGVGAILALLIFHSELDVISVIGIFLLIGIVKKNAILMIDFALLAEREHGKSTEDSIFEAAMLRFRPILMTTFAALFGALPLALGTGTGSELRRPLGIAICGGLIFSQVLTLYTTPVIYLFFDHLSQRLSRHRGNSFAEVNHIPAA, encoded by the coding sequence ACGCTGGGTACGACCTCCATTACGCTCCAATTTGACTACTCCCGCGATGTGGACGGTGCGGCGCGCGATGTACAGGCCGCCATCAATGCCGCGCGCACGTATCTGCCTGCCAATCTTCCAACGAACCCGACGTACCGAAAGGTCAACTCAGCTGTGTTCCCCGTGCTGGTGCTCACCATGACCTCCGATGTCCATTCGGAGGGTGAGTTGACGGACATAGCCGAATCGGTGGTCCAGCAGAAGATCTCTCAGTTGGAAGGCGTTGGGCAGGTACAAGTGGTCGGTGGTGCCCTGCCGGCTGTGCGGGTAGACATCAATCCGCAACAACTCGCCAGCTATGGGCTAGGCGCACAAGATGTGGCACAGATACTGTCAACGCAAAACTCCAACCGCCCCAAGGGACAGATTAGCAACGACTTCACTACCGCCGACATAACAGCCAACGATCAGATCTCCAAGGCAAAGGACTACGCGCCCATCGTCCTGAAGGCAAGCGACGGCAAGGTGGTCCATCTCAGCGATGTGGCGCATGTGTTCGATTCCGTACAAACGACCCGGTCTGCCGGATATGCCAATGGAAAGCAGTGCGTTGTGCTGTTGGTATTTCGGCTTCCGAATGCGAACGTGATCGATATGGTGGACCGCATCAAGAAGACCCTACCGTCAATCAACGCTTCCATCTCTGCCGGTGACAAACTTCAGGTCGCCAGCGATTCCACCACGACGATTCGTGCGTCTGTCAGCGATGTAGAGCGCACAATGATGATTTCTATCCTTCTTGTGGTGGCCGTGGTCTTCGTCTTCCTTCGCAGTCCGCAGGCGACCTTGATTCCAGCCGTGGCGGTTTCCACTTCGCTGATCGGCACCTTCGCTTTGATGTACCTGCTCGGCTACACCGTCGATAACCTCTCGCTGATGGCGCTGACCGTTTCCACGGGCTTTGTCGTGGACGATGCCATCGTGGTCATGGAGAACATCACTCGCTATATCGAAGAAGGAATGACAGCTTGGGATGCTTCCTTGAAGGGCGCGAAAGAGGTCAGCTTTACCGTGCTTTCCATGAGCCTCTCACTCATCGCCGTCTTTGTTCCCCTGCTATTTATGGGGGGGCTGATAGGTCGCATCTTCCACGAATTTTCAGTGACGATCTGCCTCTCCATTGCTGTCTCAATGTTCGTCTCGCTCACCCTGACCCCAATGATGTGCGTCTATCTCCTGAAGCCCACGGCAAGCGAACACCATGGGCATATGTATCGCCTCAGCGAGCGCGCTTTCTCTCTGATTCATAATGCATACCGGAAGTCACTGACATGGGCTCTCAAACACCCTGTTTTGGTCATCCTCAGCATCCCAGGCACACTGGCTCTCAGTGTCCTGCTGGTCGTGCTGGTGCCCAAGGGCCTCTTCCCCACGCAAGACACCGGGCTCATCTTTGGCGGCCTGCAAGGCTCGCAGGACTCTTCCTTTCCTGCCATGAGAGATTCGCTGCTGGATGTACAGCGTGTGATTGGTCAGGACCCTGCTGTCCAAACGGTCGCTGGCTTCACCGGCGGAAACCAGGGTGCAAGCAACAGTGGCTTCATCTTTCTCTCGCTCAAGCCGTTGGCTGACCGCGACGCAAGCGCAGCTGAGGTAGTGAATCGACTCAGTACCAAGCTCGCCAAACTGCCCGGTGCCTCCACCTTCCTGCAAGCGTCGCAGGAGCTCGGTGTCGGAGGACGCCAAAGCAACGCACAGTATCAGTATCAACTCTCCGGAGATACTGTCACCGATCTGGGCACTTGGGGACCGCTGCTCTACCAGGAGATGCGCAATATGCCGCAGCTTCGGGATGTAACCACCGATCAGCAAAACGGCGGCCTGCAGATGTTGTTGAACTACGACCGTCGAACCGCCGCGCGGTTCGGAATCACACCGCAGTTGATCGACAACGCACTGAATGACCAGTTCGGCGAAGCACAGGTTTCCACCATCTACAGCTCGCTGAACCAATACTACGTGGTCATGGAAGCGGCACCTCAGTTTTATCGCGACCCCAGTACGCTCAAAGCCACCTACGTCCACGCCTCCGGAAACAAGTCCGTCCCGCTGCAAGCGTTTAGCTCGACGCAAGCAGCAACCGCGCCACTCAGTGTCAACCACTCATCCTTCTTTCCCTCGGTGACGATCGCCTTCAACCTTGCACCGGGTGTCTCTCTGGGACAAGCAACTACGGCAATCAACCAGATGCAGCAACGCATCGGCACGCCACCAACGGTACGTGGCGAGTTTGCCGGAACGGCCGCAGCCTTTCTTTCTGCTCTTTCCTCTGAGCCGATGCTCATAGCCGCTGCCCTGCTGTCGATCTACATCGTCCTGGGAGTCCTCTATGAGAGTTTCATCCATCCAATCACGATCCTTACGACGCTTCCTTCAGCGGGGGTGGGAGCCATACTGGCGCTCCTGATTTTTCACAGCGAACTCGATGTCATCTCCGTGATTGGAATCTTCCTGCTCATTGGCATCGTGAAGAAGAACGCGATCCTCATGATCGACTTCGCTCTGCTGGCGGAACGAGAGCACGGCAAGAGCACCGAGGACTCCATCTTTGAGGCTGCGATGCTCCGCTTTCGTCCGATCCTGATGACGACATTCGCTGCGCTCTTTGGAGCCCTCCCCCTGGCCCTTGGAACGGGGACTGGCTCAGAGCTGCGGCGTCCACTTGGCATCGCCATCTGCGGAGGCCTCATCTTCAGCCAGGTGCTCACTCTTTACACAACACCCGTGATCTACCTGTTTTTCGATCACCTCAGCCAACGATTGAGCCGTCATCGCGGAAACTCTTTTGCTGAAGTGAACCACATCCCTGCCGCCTAG